A section of the Cervus canadensis isolate Bull #8, Minnesota chromosome 8, ASM1932006v1, whole genome shotgun sequence genome encodes:
- the ZRANB1 gene encoding ubiquitin thioesterase ZRANB1 isoform X5: MLAILLTEVSQQAAKCIPAMVCPELTEQIRREIAASLHQRKGDFACYFLTDLVTFTLPADIEDLPPTVQEKLFDEVLDRDVQKELEEESPIINWSLELATRLDSRLYALWNRTAGDCLLDSVLQATWGIYDKDSVLRKALHDSLHDCSHWFYTRWKDWESWYSQSFGLHFSLREEQWQEDWAFILSLASQPGASLEQTHIFVLAHILRRPIIVYGVKYYKSFRGETLGYTRFQGVYLPLLWEQSFCWKSPIALGYTRGHFSALVAMENDGYGNRGAGANLNTDDDVTITFLPLVDSERKLLHVHFLSAQELGNEEQQEKLLREWLDCCVTEGGVLVAMQKSARRRSHPLVTQMVEKWLDRYRQIRPCTSLSDGEEDEDDEDE, from the exons gTGTCTCAACAAGCTGCAAAGTGTATTCCCGCAATGGTGTGTCCTGAACTGACAGAGCAGATCCGTCGTGAGATCGCTGCCTCTCTTCACCAGAGAAAGGGGGACTTTGCTTGCTATTTCCTAACTGACCTTGTTACATTTACATTGCCAGCAG ATATTGAAGACTTGCCTCCAACAGTCCAAGAGAAATTATTTGATGAGGTGCTTGATAGAGATGTTCAGAAAG AGTTAGAAGAAGAATCTCCAATTATAAACTGGTCATTGGAATTGGCTACACGTTTGGACAGTCGACTGTATGCACTTTGGAACCGGACTGCAGGAGACTGCTTACTTGATTCAGTGCTGCAAGCTACCTGGGGCATTTACGACAAGGACTCGGTGCTTCGGAAAGCCCTGCACGACAGCCTGCACGACTGTTCACATTG GTTTTACACACGTTGGAAAGATTGGGAGTCCTGGTATTCTCAGAGCTTTGGTTTACATTTTTCCTTGAGAGAAGAACAGTGGCAAGAAGACTGGGCATTTATACTGTCTCTTGCTAGTCAG CCTGGAGCAAGTTTGGAGCAGACCCACATTTTTGTACTTGCACATATTCTTAGACGACCAATTATAGTTTATGgagtaaaatattataaaagttttCGGGGAGAAACGTTAGGATATACTCGGTTTCAAG gTGTGTATTTGCCTTTGTTGTGGGAACAGAGTTTTTGTTGGAAAAGTCCGATTGCTCTGGGCTATACAAGGGGCCACTTCTCTGCTTTGGTTGCCATGGAAAATGATGGCTATGGTAACCGAGGTGCTGGTGCTAACCTGAACACCGATGATGATGTCACCATCACATTTCTGCCTCTGGTTGACAGTGAGAGGAAGTTACTCCATGTGCACTTCCTTTCTGCTCAGGAG CTAGGTAACGAGGAGCAGCAAGAGAAGCTGCTCCGGGAGTGGCTGGACTGCTGTGTGACGGAGGGGGGCGTTCTCGTGGCCATGCAGAAGAGCGCTCGGCGGCGGAGTCACCCCCTGGTCACGCAGATGGTGGAGAAGTGGCTTGACCGCTACCGGCAGATCCGGCCCTGTACATCCCTGTCTGATGGAGAGGAAGACGAAGATGatgaagatgaatga